A genomic window from Caldicellulosiruptor kronotskyensis 2002 includes:
- a CDS encoding potassium channel family protein has translation MYIIVVGCGKVGSTLAKSLADEGHDVVVIDSDQKNFERLGPDFNGMKIQGVVIDEDVLKQAGIEKADALAAVTPDDSTNIMTAQIAEEIYNVPKVIARIYDPLREDIFHSLGLETICPTTLAVEYIKSILLSREIRHKHRFGKDDVFFKYITPKRDDIGKGLDKIILPENCYLFGIIRNEHFYFKNKNIRLQENDIMVVAEKKVNK, from the coding sequence TTGTATATAATAGTTGTGGGGTGCGGAAAAGTAGGCTCAACATTAGCAAAGTCTTTAGCAGATGAGGGGCACGACGTTGTTGTGATTGACTCTGACCAAAAAAATTTCGAAAGACTTGGACCTGACTTTAATGGTATGAAGATTCAGGGTGTTGTAATAGATGAAGATGTTTTAAAACAAGCAGGGATAGAAAAGGCAGACGCCCTTGCAGCAGTAACACCTGATGATAGTACAAACATAATGACTGCTCAGATTGCTGAAGAGATTTATAATGTACCAAAGGTTATAGCAAGGATTTATGACCCTCTGAGAGAAGATATCTTTCATTCTCTCGGGCTTGAAACAATCTGTCCTACAACCTTGGCTGTTGAGTATATTAAATCAATTCTTCTTTCACGTGAAATAAGGCATAAGCACAGGTTTGGAAAAGATGATGTATTTTTTAAGTACATTACTCCAAAGAGAGATGATATTGGGAAAGGTCTGGATAAAATAATTCTTCCTGAAAATTGCTATCTTTTTGGAATAATCCGAAATGAACACTTTTATTTCAAGAATAAAAATATCAGGCTTCAGGAAAATGATATTATGGTAGTGGCAGAAAAGAAGGTGAATAAATGA
- a CDS encoding potassium channel family protein, translating to MKIVIIGGGKVGYFLTKLLAERGKYQITVIEQQPELCRKVAEEFSNVTVIEGDGTSLDTLADAKVHKCDFFIAVTGKDEDNLISCQLAKKVFEVKRTIARANNPKNINVMKRLGVDNVISSTDIIAKIIEHEVEIEPLSVLATLKNGEIIVFQAVVQQNSPAANKKIADIPFPKESIIGAIMRENETFVPSGDSIIMPGDTLLVIVSESAKREFKRLISSK from the coding sequence ATGAAAATTGTAATTATTGGCGGTGGAAAAGTAGGGTATTTTTTAACAAAGCTTTTAGCAGAGAGAGGAAAATATCAGATAACAGTTATAGAACAGCAGCCAGAACTTTGCAGGAAAGTTGCCGAAGAGTTTTCAAACGTAACAGTTATAGAAGGAGACGGAACATCCTTAGATACCTTGGCTGATGCAAAGGTCCACAAGTGTGACTTTTTTATTGCCGTAACCGGAAAGGATGAGGATAACCTCATATCATGCCAGCTTGCTAAAAAAGTATTTGAAGTAAAAAGAACTATAGCACGGGCAAACAACCCTAAAAACATAAACGTTATGAAAAGGCTTGGGGTTGACAATGTAATATCTTCAACTGATATTATCGCAAAGATAATCGAACATGAGGTGGAGATAGAACCTCTTTCTGTTCTTGCAACGTTAAAAAATGGGGAAATAATAGTTTTTCAGGCGGTTGTCCAGCAAAATTCACCTGCCGCAAATAAAAAGATTGCAGATATACCGTTTCCAAAAGAGAGTATAATTGGGGCTATCATGAGAGAAAATGAAACATTTGTCCCTTCTGGGGACAGTATTATAATGCCGGGTGATACACTGCTTGTAATTGTAAGTGAAAGTGCTAAAAGAGAATTTAAGCGTCTTATAAGTTCAAAATAA
- a CDS encoding TrkH family potassium uptake protein: MYKTKFKDGHIELRHVLYMTGKTLSAIGIVEILAAITSLLYREWNMLFNLMIGIGLFFIVSFIFIFIGRDTKEERFSWGAGMSMVALTWALGGLISAVPLYLSGHFKSYLDAFFEVMSGYTTTGLVLIQDLDHAPMGLNMWRHLICYIGGQGMVLMTLSFLASGMRGLLKVYMGEARDEQIFPNVMHTARIIWSVSLLYLVLGTLALTINGVLIGLPLDMAFFRGLWMFLGGWDTAGFAPQSQNAIYFHSLSYEIICMTIMILGTINFALHYFILTGNYKEGIRNAEIKSLFTTITILSFLGAVALKGIYSDSTVSFRKTFYHFLSAHTGTGFATLYSQQFFSEWSDAAIILIVIAMLAGGSVCSTAGGIKALRFAILANAIVNDIKKMIKPDSAIVVEKFHHLKEITLQDRHVRNASIIILLYISTFALGTLAGTFFGYPLKAAMFESASALGNVGLSIGITQPSMPDALKIIYIFMMWVGRLEFMSVIALFAFLFKEVKEG; this comes from the coding sequence ATGTACAAAACCAAGTTCAAAGATGGTCATATAGAACTTAGGCATGTCCTTTACATGACAGGAAAAACTTTGAGTGCAATTGGGATAGTGGAAATATTAGCTGCAATAACTTCTCTTTTGTATCGCGAGTGGAATATGTTATTTAATCTTATGATTGGTATTGGACTTTTTTTTATTGTAAGTTTTATATTCATCTTTATTGGAAGGGACACAAAAGAAGAAAGGTTTTCTTGGGGCGCTGGAATGAGCATGGTGGCTTTGACTTGGGCGCTTGGTGGACTGATTTCAGCTGTACCTCTTTATCTTTCAGGACATTTTAAATCCTACCTGGATGCATTTTTTGAAGTTATGAGCGGATATACAACAACAGGTCTTGTTCTCATTCAGGACTTAGACCATGCACCAATGGGACTGAATATGTGGCGACATCTTATTTGTTACATCGGTGGGCAGGGTATGGTTTTAATGACCCTTAGTTTTCTTGCATCAGGGATGCGCGGACTTTTAAAGGTATACATGGGTGAGGCAAGAGATGAACAAATATTTCCTAACGTTATGCATACAGCAAGGATAATCTGGTCTGTAAGTCTTTTGTACCTTGTTCTGGGGACTTTGGCTTTGACAATAAATGGTGTTTTAATAGGTCTTCCTCTGGATATGGCATTTTTCAGAGGACTGTGGATGTTTCTTGGTGGCTGGGATACAGCAGGGTTTGCTCCTCAGTCTCAAAATGCAATTTATTTTCACAGTCTGTCATACGAGATTATTTGCATGACCATAATGATTTTAGGAACAATAAATTTTGCGCTTCATTATTTTATCCTCACTGGTAATTATAAAGAAGGTATCAGAAACGCTGAAATAAAAAGCCTTTTTACAACAATAACAATTTTGAGTTTTCTTGGTGCCGTCGCTTTAAAAGGCATTTATTCAGATAGCACAGTTTCATTTAGAAAAACATTTTATCATTTTCTTTCTGCACATACAGGTACAGGATTTGCAACACTTTACTCGCAGCAATTTTTCTCTGAATGGTCAGACGCAGCAATAATTCTTATAGTTATTGCCATGCTTGCGGGCGGTTCTGTTTGCTCAACAGCAGGTGGTATAAAGGCACTGAGGTTTGCAATACTTGCAAATGCTATTGTAAATGACATAAAAAAGATGATAAAACCTGATTCGGCAATTGTTGTTGAAAAGTTTCATCATCTAAAAGAAATAACATTACAAGATAGGCATGTTCGAAATGCATCAATTATTATACTTTTGTATATTTCAACATTTGCGCTCGGAACACTTGCAGGTACGTTTTTTGGGTATCCTCTGAAGGCAGCAATGTTTGAATCAGCCTCAGCTCTCGGCAACGTTGGACTTTCAATTGGAATTACTCAACCTTCCATGCCAGATGCATTGAAAATTATCTATATTTTTATGATGTGGGTCGGAAGGCTTGAATTTATGTCTGTGATTGCTCTTTTCGCATTCCTATTTAAAGAGGTAAAGGAAGGATAA